In Variovorax paradoxus, a single genomic region encodes these proteins:
- a CDS encoding indolepyruvate ferredoxin oxidoreductase subunit alpha, with protein sequence MAERSFVEEVKKLRLSGGEVFRGEGILAVTKALLESGVSYVAGYQGAPISHLMDVLADAQDILADHGIRFENSASEATAAATLAASVNYPLRGAVTFKATVGTNVASDALANLASGGVTGGALIIVGEDYGEGSSIMQERSHAFAMKSQIWLLDPRPNLPSIVDAVKQGFDLSEASSTPVMLQLRIRACHVHGHFVAGDNKRAKFTLKDALENPRRDVGRIVLPPASFVHEQEKVKDRWPAAVRFIEERKLNEFFSEDADDIGIIVQGGSYNTLLRALERLGLADVYGNTQVPLYVMNVAYPVIESEVIRFCKGKRAVMIVEEGQPNFVEQNLATILRQAGSNTALHGKDMLPVAGEYTAAELLKGARSFCERYGRLAPLPVPAPVRKVIPLKEVAAIGVDAAPEPVQPSTALGDVVHARPPGFCTGCPERPIFSAMKLVERELGPHHVSADIGCHLFSILPPFNIGNTTMGYGLGGAGAAALNAPAGKRAISMMGDGGFWHNGLTSGVANAVFNKSDNLTIVVDNNYTSATGGQDILSSHAVNKTRSTGHEIERAVRGVGVEWVKTMRRTYDIAGMRDALKEALTTKEKGPKVLIAQSECMLNKQRREKPLVRKAIADGKRMVREKFGVDSDTCTGDHSCIRLSGCPSLSIKPNPDPLRTDPVATVLDSCVGCGVCGEVSHAAVLCPSFYKAQIVSNPSRWDMLRERVRAAVIGWLQRGEARRREAYAF encoded by the coding sequence ATGGCTGAGCGTTCGTTCGTCGAAGAAGTCAAGAAGCTGCGGCTTTCTGGCGGAGAGGTGTTCCGTGGAGAGGGCATTCTGGCCGTCACCAAGGCCCTGCTCGAATCCGGGGTTTCCTATGTGGCGGGCTACCAGGGCGCGCCCATCTCTCATTTGATGGACGTGCTGGCCGACGCGCAGGACATCCTCGCCGACCACGGCATCCGCTTCGAGAACAGCGCGAGCGAGGCCACCGCCGCCGCCACGCTGGCCGCTTCCGTCAACTACCCGCTGCGCGGCGCCGTCACCTTCAAGGCCACTGTCGGCACCAACGTCGCATCCGATGCACTGGCCAATCTTGCGTCGGGCGGCGTGACCGGCGGCGCGCTCATCATCGTGGGCGAGGACTACGGCGAAGGCTCCTCGATCATGCAGGAGCGCAGCCATGCCTTCGCGATGAAGTCGCAGATCTGGCTGCTCGATCCACGCCCCAACCTGCCGAGCATCGTCGATGCGGTGAAGCAGGGCTTCGATCTCTCGGAGGCCAGCAGCACGCCCGTGATGCTCCAGCTGCGCATCCGCGCATGTCACGTGCACGGACACTTCGTCGCGGGCGACAACAAGCGCGCGAAGTTCACGCTGAAAGATGCGCTCGAGAACCCGCGGCGCGACGTCGGCCGCATCGTGCTGCCGCCCGCGAGCTTCGTGCACGAGCAGGAGAAGGTGAAGGACCGCTGGCCCGCCGCCGTGCGCTTCATCGAGGAGCGCAAGCTCAACGAGTTCTTCTCGGAAGACGCCGACGACATCGGCATCATCGTGCAGGGCGGCAGCTACAACACGCTGCTGCGCGCGCTCGAACGGCTGGGCCTTGCCGACGTGTACGGCAATACGCAGGTGCCGCTGTACGTGATGAACGTGGCCTACCCGGTCATCGAGAGCGAGGTGATCCGCTTCTGCAAGGGCAAGCGCGCGGTGATGATCGTGGAAGAGGGGCAGCCCAACTTCGTCGAGCAGAACCTCGCGACCATCCTGCGCCAGGCGGGCTCCAACACCGCGCTGCACGGCAAGGACATGCTGCCGGTGGCCGGCGAGTACACCGCCGCCGAGTTGCTCAAGGGCGCGCGCAGCTTCTGCGAACGCTACGGGCGCCTGGCACCGCTGCCGGTGCCCGCGCCGGTGCGCAAGGTGATTCCACTGAAAGAAGTGGCCGCCATCGGCGTCGACGCCGCACCCGAGCCCGTGCAGCCATCGACCGCGCTCGGCGACGTGGTGCATGCGCGTCCGCCGGGCTTCTGCACCGGCTGCCCCGAGCGTCCGATCTTCAGCGCGATGAAGCTGGTCGAGCGCGAACTGGGCCCGCACCACGTGAGCGCGGACATCGGCTGCCACCTGTTCTCCATCCTGCCGCCCTTCAACATCGGCAACACCACCATGGGCTACGGCCTGGGCGGCGCGGGTGCCGCGGCGCTCAACGCGCCGGCGGGCAAGCGCGCGATCTCGATGATGGGCGACGGCGGCTTCTGGCACAACGGCCTCACCAGCGGCGTGGCCAACGCGGTCTTCAACAAGAGCGACAACCTCACCATCGTCGTCGACAACAACTACACCTCGGCCACGGGCGGACAGGACATCCTTTCCTCGCACGCCGTCAACAAGACGCGCAGCACCGGCCACGAGATCGAGCGCGCCGTGCGCGGCGTGGGCGTGGAATGGGTGAAGACGATGCGCCGCACCTACGACATCGCCGGCATGCGCGACGCGCTCAAGGAAGCGCTGACCACGAAGGAAAAAGGCCCGAAGGTGCTGATCGCCCAGTCGGAGTGCATGCTCAACAAACAGCGCCGCGAGAAGCCGCTGGTGCGCAAGGCCATCGCCGACGGCAAGCGCATGGTGCGCGAAAAATTCGGCGTCGACTCCGACACCTGCACCGGCGACCACTCGTGCATCCGCCTCTCGGGCTGCCCGTCGCTGTCGATCAAGCCCAACCCCGATCCGCTGCGCACCGACCCCGTGGCGACCGTGCTCGACAGCTGCGTGGGCTGCGGCGTGTGCGGCGAGGTCTCTCACGCCGCGGTGCTGTGCCCCTCCTTCTACAAGGCGCAGATCGTGAGCAACCCCAGCCGCTGGGACATGCTGCGCGAGCGCGTGCGCGCGGCCGTCATCGGCTGGCTGCAGCGCGGCGAAGCGCGTCGCCGCGAAGCCTATGCCTTCTGA
- a CDS encoding indolepyruvate oxidoreductase subunit beta family protein, which yields MTSTAQPIKIAILAMGGEGGGVLADWIVDMGEANGYVAQTTSVPGVAQRTGATIYYVELYPTAQAEADGGLPILALMPLPGDVDVVLASELMEAGRAVQRGLVTRDRTTLIASTHRVFSIAEKSAMGDGRVDSDQLLAHTAKAARRFIRFDMAQAAEASGSVISAVLFGALAGSGVLPFSRAQFEATIERGGVGVKPSLKAFGAAFARAQGGDDGEPTSEAASAAPAPQPRHPAVRALVERVQRDFPVAAQDLLLEGVRRLIDYQDPAYAGLYLDRMAAVAALPASDHRLLRETARHLALWMSYEDTARVAALKTRATRFERVRGEARVQPGQVLAINEYMHPRLQEICETLPGGVGRWLMNSTLPKKLVERFTQHGRVIQTSSLRGYLMLRMVAACKRWRLSTMRYAEENRRIEEWLQRIAATAQRNPELAVELAQCQRLVKGYSDTHERGIRNYDTVMRAFERAGAALAPATLRELRDAALADEHGHKLQAALAQHALV from the coding sequence ATGACGAGCACTGCACAACCCATCAAGATCGCGATCCTCGCCATGGGCGGGGAGGGCGGCGGCGTGCTGGCCGACTGGATCGTCGACATGGGCGAGGCCAACGGCTACGTCGCTCAGACCACTTCCGTGCCGGGCGTGGCCCAGCGCACCGGCGCGACCATCTACTACGTCGAGCTGTATCCGACGGCGCAGGCCGAGGCCGATGGCGGCTTGCCGATTCTGGCGCTGATGCCGCTGCCCGGCGACGTCGACGTGGTGCTGGCCTCCGAACTCATGGAGGCAGGGCGCGCCGTGCAGCGCGGCCTGGTCACGCGCGACCGCACCACGCTCATCGCATCCACGCACCGCGTCTTCTCCATCGCCGAGAAGAGCGCGATGGGCGATGGCCGCGTCGACAGCGACCAGCTCCTCGCGCACACCGCCAAGGCCGCCAGGCGCTTCATCCGCTTCGACATGGCGCAGGCGGCGGAAGCCTCGGGCAGCGTGATCAGCGCGGTACTCTTCGGCGCCCTGGCAGGCTCGGGCGTGCTGCCTTTCAGCCGCGCGCAGTTCGAGGCAACCATCGAGCGCGGCGGCGTCGGCGTGAAGCCCAGCCTCAAGGCTTTCGGTGCCGCCTTCGCCCGTGCACAGGGCGGCGACGACGGCGAACCAACAAGCGAGGCGGCGAGTGCCGCGCCGGCGCCGCAGCCGCGCCACCCCGCCGTGCGCGCACTGGTCGAGCGTGTGCAGCGCGACTTTCCGGTGGCGGCGCAGGACCTGCTGCTCGAAGGTGTGCGTCGCCTCATCGACTACCAGGATCCGGCCTATGCCGGCCTGTACCTCGACCGCATGGCGGCCGTCGCGGCATTGCCGGCGAGCGACCACCGCCTGCTGCGCGAGACCGCGCGCCACCTCGCGCTCTGGATGTCCTACGAGGACACGGCCCGCGTCGCGGCCCTGAAGACCCGCGCCACCCGCTTCGAGCGCGTGCGCGGCGAGGCCCGCGTGCAGCCGGGCCAGGTGCTCGCCATCAACGAATACATGCACCCGCGCCTGCAGGAAATCTGCGAGACGCTGCCCGGCGGCGTCGGCCGCTGGCTCATGAACTCGACGCTGCCGAAGAAACTGGTCGAGCGCTTCACGCAGCATGGCCGCGTGATCCAGACCAGCTCGCTGCGCGGCTATCTCATGCTGCGCATGGTGGCGGCCTGCAAGCGCTGGCGTCTCTCGACCATGCGCTATGCCGAAGAAAACCGCCGCATCGAGGAATGGCTGCAGCGCATCGCCGCCACCGCGCAGCGCAACCCCGAACTGGCCGTCGAACTGGCGCAGTGCCAACGCCTCGTCAAGGGCTACAGCGACACGCACGAGCGCGGCATCCGCAACTACGACACCGTGATGCGCGCCTTCGAGCGTGCAGGCGCCGCGCTCGCACCGGCCACGTTGCGCGAACTGCGCGACGCGGCGCTGGCCGACGAACACGGCCACAAGCTGCAGGCTGCACTCGCGCAGCACGCACTGGTTTGA
- a CDS encoding PDR/VanB family oxidoreductase, which translates to MTAPSATLSLRVVQARELNPLIRMLRLHAEDGRALPGFSAGAHIRVQVSLPDGKTDWRHYSLINFDTARNATNAPTEYVIAVRKEAEGRGGSRFMHEQLKEGDTIAIEPPKNDFPLHTGPGGSVLVAGGIGVTPLATMAARRRAEGAAVHMHYAGRSRDLMAFLPELQTLLGDDLRVHADAEAGTPLDIDTLLDGVPAGDRLYVCGPKVMLDAVLERTQARGWEHDRVHFELFTEPVAEEGDQPFEVELAQSGQRFTVPADQSILDCLIEHGCDPMFDCKRGECGVCAVPVLEGEIEHRDYVLTAREKAEGNVMQICISRAKGARLVLDI; encoded by the coding sequence ATGACCGCTCCCTCAGCCACCCTCTCGCTGCGCGTCGTGCAAGCGCGGGAACTCAACCCGCTGATCCGCATGCTGCGCCTGCACGCCGAAGACGGCCGCGCGCTGCCCGGCTTCTCGGCCGGTGCGCACATCCGCGTACAGGTGTCGCTGCCCGACGGAAAGACCGACTGGCGCCACTACTCGCTCATCAACTTCGACACGGCGCGCAATGCCACCAACGCGCCCACCGAGTACGTGATCGCGGTGCGCAAGGAAGCCGAAGGCCGGGGCGGTTCGCGCTTCATGCACGAGCAGTTGAAAGAGGGCGACACCATCGCCATCGAGCCGCCGAAGAACGACTTTCCCCTGCACACCGGGCCGGGGGGCTCCGTACTGGTGGCAGGCGGCATCGGGGTGACGCCGTTGGCCACGATGGCTGCGCGCCGTCGTGCCGAAGGCGCGGCCGTGCACATGCATTACGCCGGCCGCAGCCGCGACCTGATGGCCTTCCTGCCTGAACTGCAAACGTTGCTCGGAGACGACTTGCGCGTGCATGCGGATGCCGAAGCCGGCACCCCGCTCGATATCGACACGCTGCTCGACGGCGTGCCCGCGGGCGATCGCCTGTACGTCTGCGGCCCGAAGGTCATGCTCGACGCGGTGCTCGAGCGCACCCAGGCGCGCGGCTGGGAACACGACCGCGTGCACTTCGAGCTCTTCACGGAACCCGTCGCGGAAGAGGGCGACCAGCCCTTCGAGGTGGAGCTTGCCCAGTCGGGCCAGCGCTTCACCGTGCCGGCGGACCAGAGCATCCTCGACTGCCTCATCGAGCACGGCTGCGACCCGATGTTCGACTGCAAGCGCGGCGAATGCGGCGTGTGCGCCGTGCCCGTGCTCGAAGGCGAGATCGAACACCGCGACTACGTGCTCACCGCCCGCGAGAAGGCGGAAGGCAACGTCATGCAGATATGCATCTCGCGCGCCAAGGGTGCGCGGCTGGTGCTCGACATCTGA
- a CDS encoding aromatic ring-hydroxylating dioxygenase subunit alpha: protein MTSYRDNPDAIRALVQNDRVHRDLYTSQELFELEQEHFFANTWNYVGHESQLPKPGDWISNEIAGRPLIIVRHSDGSVRAMMNRCAHKGSRLVNGPCGNTGKFFRCPYHAWTFKTDGAPLAIPLKTGYENTQLHECETGKGLTTVKHVRSHRGFIFVKINDAGPDFDEYFGDSLSSIDNMADRSPEGELEIAGGCLRFMHQCNWKMFVENLNDTMHPMVAHESSAGTAKRMWADKPESEPKPMAVEQFVPFMSDYKFFEDMGIRTYDNGHSFTGVHFSIHSKYKAIPEYDNAMKARYGEEKTAQILGMARHNTVYYPNLTIKGAIQAIRVVKPISADKTLIESWTFRLKGAPPELLQRTTMYNRLINSPFSVVGHDDLQAYRGMQAGLHASGNEWVSLHRDYDPAELKGGEITTGGTNELPMRNQYRSWVQRMTETM, encoded by the coding sequence ATGACCTCCTACAGAGACAACCCCGACGCCATCCGCGCGCTGGTGCAGAACGACCGCGTGCACCGCGACCTGTACACCAGCCAGGAGCTCTTCGAGCTGGAGCAGGAGCACTTCTTCGCCAACACCTGGAACTACGTCGGCCATGAAAGCCAGCTGCCCAAGCCGGGCGACTGGATCAGCAACGAGATCGCGGGGCGGCCGCTGATCATCGTGCGCCACTCCGACGGCAGCGTGCGCGCGATGATGAACCGCTGCGCCCACAAGGGCTCGCGGCTCGTGAATGGACCCTGCGGCAACACCGGCAAGTTCTTCCGCTGCCCGTACCACGCCTGGACCTTCAAGACCGACGGCGCGCCGCTGGCGATTCCGCTGAAGACAGGCTACGAGAACACCCAACTGCACGAGTGCGAGACGGGCAAGGGCCTGACCACCGTGAAGCACGTGCGCAGCCACCGCGGCTTCATCTTCGTGAAGATCAACGATGCCGGCCCGGACTTCGACGAATACTTCGGCGACTCGCTGAGTTCCATCGACAACATGGCGGACCGCTCGCCCGAAGGCGAACTGGAGATCGCCGGCGGCTGCCTGCGCTTCATGCACCAATGCAACTGGAAGATGTTCGTGGAGAACCTCAACGACACCATGCACCCCATGGTGGCGCACGAATCGTCGGCCGGCACCGCCAAGCGCATGTGGGCCGACAAGCCCGAGAGCGAGCCCAAGCCCATGGCCGTGGAGCAGTTCGTGCCCTTCATGTCCGACTACAAGTTCTTCGAGGACATGGGCATCCGCACCTACGACAACGGCCACAGCTTCACGGGTGTGCACTTCAGCATCCACAGCAAGTACAAGGCGATCCCCGAGTACGACAACGCGATGAAGGCGCGCTACGGCGAGGAGAAGACCGCGCAGATCCTCGGCATGGCTCGGCACAACACCGTGTACTACCCGAACCTCACGATCAAGGGCGCGATCCAGGCGATCCGCGTGGTGAAGCCGATCTCGGCCGACAAGACATTGATCGAGAGCTGGACCTTCCGCCTCAAGGGCGCGCCGCCGGAGCTGCTGCAGCGCACCACCATGTACAACCGGCTCATCAACTCGCCGTTCTCCGTGGTGGGGCATGACGACCTTCAGGCTTACCGCGGCATGCAGGCCGGCCTGCATGCGAGCGGCAACGAATGGGTGAGCCTGCATCGAGACTACGACCCGGCCGAACTCAAGGGCGGCGAGATCACCACCGGCGGCACCAACGAGCTGCCGATGCGCAATCAATACCGCAGCTGGGTCCAGCGTATGACGGAGACGATGTGA
- a CDS encoding aromatic-ring-hydroxylating dioxygenase subunit beta — translation MANAAEVTRQQLIDFVVNEVHLLDTRRYEEWNALFTDDAFYWIPLVPDQEDGLNHTSHLYEDKLLRDLRIERLKSPRAFSQQPPSRCHHLLQMPVVEQFDAEANRYVVRTSFHYTESQGDELQFYVGTFFHHLSVQDGALRMTLKRVNLLNCDAALPAVQLFI, via the coding sequence ATGGCCAACGCCGCGGAAGTCACCCGACAGCAGCTGATCGACTTCGTCGTGAACGAAGTCCACCTGCTCGACACGCGCCGCTACGAAGAGTGGAACGCGCTATTCACCGACGACGCCTTCTACTGGATTCCGCTGGTGCCCGACCAGGAGGACGGACTCAACCACACCTCGCATCTCTACGAAGACAAGCTGCTGCGCGACCTGCGCATCGAGCGCCTGAAGAGCCCGCGCGCCTTCTCGCAGCAGCCGCCGAGCCGCTGCCACCATCTGCTGCAGATGCCGGTGGTCGAGCAGTTCGATGCGGAAGCCAACCGCTACGTGGTGCGCACATCGTTCCACTACACCGAATCGCAAGGCGACGAGCTGCAGTTCTACGTCGGCACCTTCTTTCACCATCTCTCGGTGCAGGACGGCGCGCTGCGCATGACGCTCAAGCGCGTCAACCTGCTCAACTGCGACGCGGCCCTGCCGGCCGTCCAGCTTTTCATCTGA
- a CDS encoding AMP-binding protein, which translates to MPHATVHQVFAATAARTPQAEFLFTESVTAAAYGIEAGAIRWGDAAGRIERLRAAYAQAGYGHGHRVGLLLENRPAFIFHWLALNALGVSVVPINAEMRSAELVYLIGHSEIGLAVTLQERAADLRAAAAQAGIEFETMGPDDAVPPARTPAPRAHEPVGTDTECGLLYTSGTTGRPKGCILSNAYFLRAGEWYAALDGVCSIRPDKERVITPLPLNHMNAMAFSTMVVLVAGGCLVQLDRFHPKTWLASAKESGATIVHYLGVMPAMLLSAPASAADRDHAIRWGFGAGVDRKNHAPFEERFGFPLVEAWAMTETGAAACIMANREPRLVGTSCFGRQEDFVEIRLVGEDGGDAAVDAPGELLVRSAGSDPRRYFFSGYLKDEEATREAWADGWFHTGDLVRRDAQGNFFFVDRKKNVIRRSGENISAVEVESVLNQHPAVKASAVAATPDAVRGDEVLACVVMREDAGAVHPEQIAASIVQHALAQLAYYKAPGYVAFVDALPLTPSQKIQRGQLREMARALPGQGHCIDTRAMKKRQQP; encoded by the coding sequence ATGCCACACGCCACCGTCCATCAAGTCTTCGCGGCCACCGCGGCGCGCACGCCGCAGGCCGAGTTCCTGTTCACCGAATCGGTGACGGCCGCCGCCTACGGCATCGAAGCGGGCGCCATCCGCTGGGGCGATGCCGCCGGGCGGATTGAGCGCCTGCGCGCCGCCTACGCGCAGGCCGGCTATGGTCACGGCCACCGCGTCGGCCTGTTGCTGGAGAACCGGCCCGCCTTCATCTTCCACTGGCTCGCGCTGAACGCGCTGGGCGTGAGCGTGGTGCCGATCAACGCGGAGATGCGCTCGGCCGAGCTGGTCTACCTGATCGGCCACAGCGAGATCGGGCTGGCCGTGACGCTGCAGGAGCGCGCCGCGGACCTGCGTGCGGCGGCTGCCCAGGCGGGCATCGAGTTCGAGACGATGGGCCCCGACGATGCGGTGCCTCCGGCGAGGACGCCAGCGCCACGCGCGCACGAGCCGGTCGGCACCGACACCGAATGCGGCCTGCTCTACACCTCGGGCACCACGGGCCGGCCCAAGGGCTGCATCCTGAGCAATGCCTACTTCCTGCGCGCTGGCGAGTGGTATGCCGCGCTGGACGGCGTGTGCAGCATCCGCCCGGACAAGGAGCGCGTCATCACGCCGCTGCCGCTCAACCACATGAACGCGATGGCCTTCTCCACCATGGTGGTGCTGGTCGCGGGCGGCTGTCTGGTGCAGCTCGATCGCTTCCATCCGAAGACCTGGCTGGCGAGCGCGAAGGAGAGCGGCGCGACCATCGTTCACTACCTGGGCGTGATGCCGGCGATGCTGCTGTCCGCGCCCGCGTCGGCGGCAGACCGCGACCATGCCATCCGCTGGGGCTTCGGCGCCGGTGTTGATCGCAAGAACCACGCGCCCTTCGAGGAGCGCTTCGGCTTCCCGCTGGTCGAGGCCTGGGCCATGACCGAGACCGGCGCGGCCGCCTGCATCATGGCCAACCGCGAGCCTCGGCTGGTGGGCACCAGCTGCTTCGGCCGCCAGGAAGACTTCGTCGAGATCCGCCTCGTGGGCGAGGACGGCGGGGACGCAGCCGTCGATGCGCCGGGCGAACTGCTGGTGCGATCGGCCGGCTCCGACCCGAGGCGCTATTTCTTCTCCGGCTATCTCAAGGACGAGGAAGCCACCCGCGAAGCCTGGGCCGATGGCTGGTTCCATACCGGCGATCTGGTGCGCCGCGACGCGCAGGGCAACTTCTTCTTCGTCGATCGCAAGAAGAACGTGATCCGCCGCAGCGGAGAGAACATCTCCGCCGTCGAGGTCGAGAGCGTGCTCAACCAGCATCCGGCCGTGAAGGCATCCGCCGTGGCCGCCACGCCCGACGCCGTGCGCGGCGACGAGGTGCTGGCATGCGTCGTGATGCGCGAAGACGCCGGCGCGGTGCATCCCGAACAGATCGCGGCGAGCATCGTCCAGCATGCGCTGGCGCAGCTCGCCTACTACAAGGCGCCGGGCTACGTTGCCTTCGTCGACGCGCTGCCGCTCACGCCGTCACAGAAGATCCAGCGTGGGCAACTGCGCGAGATGGCCCGGGCGCTGCCCGGCCAGGGCCATTGCATCGACACGCGCGCCATGAAGAAGAGGCAGCAGCCATGA
- a CDS encoding thiolase family protein, with protein sequence MTNARRLSYEGVAVAVPVTVPYVRYSTRTAHWFIGQALQALVEASGVTKEQIDGLCLSSFSLAPDTAVGVTQHLGLSPRWLDHVPTGGASGVMCLRRAARAVQAGDADIVACVGADTNHVDSFRQTLGSFSNFARDASYPYGSGGPNSIFAFITANYMRTYGAKREDFGRICVDQRTNALGNPNAMFKKALTLDEYMAARPISDPIHLFDCVMPCAGADAFLVMSEERARDLGLAHVVIRGAIERHNAYAEDPVMVQGGWRKDREDLYAQAGIRPAELDFVQTYDDYPVIAMMQFEDLGFCEKGEGPAFVQANTMTFDGSFPNNTSGGQLSAGQAGAAGGFLGMVESIRQLTDEAGARAVPDARLGLVAGFGMVTYDRCLCTGAVILGRTA encoded by the coding sequence ATGACGAACGCAAGGCGGCTCTCCTATGAAGGCGTCGCGGTCGCGGTGCCGGTGACCGTGCCCTATGTGCGCTATTCCACGCGCACCGCGCACTGGTTCATCGGGCAGGCGCTGCAGGCACTGGTCGAAGCCAGCGGCGTGACCAAGGAGCAGATCGACGGTCTGTGCCTCAGCAGCTTCTCGCTCGCGCCCGACACGGCCGTGGGCGTCACGCAGCACTTGGGCCTGTCGCCGCGCTGGCTCGACCATGTGCCGACCGGCGGCGCCTCGGGCGTGATGTGCCTGCGCCGCGCGGCGCGGGCGGTGCAGGCGGGCGATGCCGACATCGTGGCCTGCGTGGGCGCCGACACCAACCATGTCGACTCCTTCCGCCAGACGCTGGGCAGCTTCAGCAACTTCGCGCGGGACGCGAGCTACCCCTATGGCTCGGGCGGCCCGAACTCGATCTTCGCCTTCATCACCGCCAACTACATGCGCACCTATGGCGCGAAGCGCGAAGACTTCGGCCGCATCTGCGTGGACCAGCGCACCAACGCGCTGGGCAACCCCAACGCCATGTTCAAGAAGGCGCTGACGCTCGATGAATACATGGCGGCGCGGCCCATTTCCGACCCGATCCATTTGTTCGATTGCGTGATGCCCTGCGCTGGCGCCGACGCCTTCCTCGTGATGAGCGAGGAGCGAGCGCGCGACCTGGGCCTGGCGCACGTGGTGATCCGCGGCGCCATCGAGCGCCACAACGCCTATGCCGAAGACCCGGTGATGGTGCAGGGCGGCTGGCGCAAGGACCGCGAGGACCTGTACGCGCAGGCCGGCATCAGGCCCGCGGAACTGGACTTCGTGCAGACCTATGACGACTACCCCGTCATCGCGATGATGCAGTTCGAGGATCTGGGCTTCTGCGAGAAGGGCGAGGGCCCGGCCTTCGTGCAGGCCAACACCATGACCTTCGACGGCAGCTTTCCGAACAACACCAGCGGCGGGCAGCTCTCGGCGGGGCAGGCCGGTGCGGCCGGCGGCTTTCTCGGCATGGTCGAGTCGATCCGCCAATTGACGGACGAGGCCGGCGCACGCGCGGTGCCCGATGCGCGATTGGGCCTCGTCGCCGGCTTCGGCATGGTGACCTACGACCGCTGCCTGTGCACAGGCGCCGTCATTCTCGGGAGAACCGCATGA
- a CDS encoding SDR family NAD(P)-dependent oxidoreductase, whose translation MTMPLIRPPRKNPVLRTRQMNLPPGARGRVALGLTAAAAEGRFELQTCEDCGAVQYPPREVCHKCLSAALRWREQGGEGELLGSTTLHHSNDLFFRERLPWRLGLVHLDAGPTLMVHLHGEVGDAPQRVRVGARLDRAGQAVLIGFPNEGSPHMADDKMLREMTSDPKFRKVLVTDGKTETGQAIVRALVKAGADIVWVGHAEPWKKMGDGLDDISALPQVTLVPLDLTNGRQVTELAGSIGGKVDIVINNAEVHRTFGIGARRGTDVARAEMDINYFGLLRLAQEFGPALKGRSADGVTGATAWVNLLSIYALSNFPPHGTFSASKAAAHSLAQCLRAEMRPAGIRVINVFPGPIDDEWNQHTPPPKLAPTALANAIVKALRDGVEDVYPGDVAQEWLERWRDNPKVLERELAAGG comes from the coding sequence ATGACGATGCCCCTGATACGCCCCCCGCGCAAGAACCCGGTTCTGCGCACCCGGCAGATGAACCTGCCGCCCGGCGCGCGCGGCCGCGTGGCGCTCGGCCTCACGGCGGCCGCCGCAGAAGGCCGCTTCGAACTGCAGACCTGCGAAGACTGCGGCGCGGTGCAGTACCCGCCGCGCGAGGTCTGCCACAAGTGCCTCTCGGCCGCGCTGCGCTGGCGCGAGCAGGGCGGCGAAGGCGAGCTGCTCGGCAGCACCACCCTGCATCACAGCAACGACCTGTTCTTCCGCGAGCGGCTGCCCTGGCGGCTGGGCCTGGTGCACCTGGATGCCGGCCCCACGCTCATGGTCCACCTGCACGGCGAGGTCGGCGATGCGCCGCAGCGCGTGCGCGTGGGCGCCCGGCTCGACCGCGCGGGCCAGGCCGTTCTCATTGGTTTTCCGAATGAAGGGAGTCCCCACATGGCCGACGACAAGATGCTGCGCGAAATGACCAGCGACCCCAAGTTCCGAAAGGTGCTGGTGACCGACGGCAAGACCGAGACCGGACAGGCCATCGTGCGTGCGCTGGTGAAGGCCGGCGCCGACATCGTCTGGGTCGGCCATGCCGAGCCCTGGAAGAAGATGGGCGACGGGCTGGACGACATCTCCGCGCTGCCCCAGGTCACGCTGGTGCCGCTGGATTTGACCAACGGCCGCCAGGTGACGGAGCTCGCGGGCTCCATCGGCGGCAAGGTCGACATCGTCATCAACAACGCCGAGGTACACCGCACCTTCGGCATCGGCGCACGGCGCGGCACCGACGTGGCCAGGGCCGAGATGGACATCAACTACTTCGGCCTGCTGCGCCTGGCGCAGGAGTTCGGCCCCGCGCTCAAGGGCCGCTCGGCCGACGGCGTGACGGGCGCGACGGCCTGGGTGAACCTGCTGTCGATCTACGCGCTGAGCAACTTCCCGCCGCACGGCACCTTCAGCGCATCGAAGGCGGCGGCGCATTCGCTCGCGCAATGCCTGCGCGCAGAGATGCGACCGGCCGGCATCCGCGTGATCAACGTGTTCCCTGGCCCCATCGACGACGAATGGAACCAGCACACCCCGCCGCCCAAGCTCGCGCCCACCGCGCTGGCCAATGCCATCGTGAAGGCGCTGCGAGATGGGGTGGAGGACGTGTACCCCGGCGACGTGGCGCAGGAGTGGCTGGAGCGCTGGCGCGACAACCCCAAGGTGCTCGAGCGCGAGCTGGCCGCTGGCGGCTGA